A genomic stretch from Chryseobacterium sp. SNU WT5 includes:
- a CDS encoding GNAT family N-acetyltransferase — translation MKYENNRSGNGGVLTLSKEEDEVGRLTYTIFPDENKLVISYVLVHSKFEGKGMGKYLVEEGIKFARENSWKVYPHCSYARSVMNRMKDVDDILLER, via the coding sequence ATGAAATACGAAAATAACAGATCAGGAAACGGTGGCGTTTTAACTTTGAGTAAGGAAGAGGACGAAGTAGGCAGATTGACCTACACCATTTTCCCGGACGAAAATAAATTAGTTATTTCGTACGTCTTGGTTCATTCAAAATTCGAAGGAAAAGGAATGGGGAAATATTTAGTCGAAGAAGGCATCAAATTCGCCCGCGAAAATAGCTGGAAAGTTTATCCACATTGTTCTTACGCACGTTCGGTCATGAACAGAATGAAAGATGTTGATGATATTTTATTAGAAAGATAA
- a CDS encoding RNA polymerase sigma factor, whose amino-acid sequence MVYDFDLLYKEYSARIYKLCLSYSGDRFFADDLHQETWIAVWNSLPKFRNESKISTWIYRIAINTCLVGLKKEKNKAENSEVILSKLVHEETYDNSKEINRLYECISKLKESERIIITLVLEEKPYEEIAEITGITENNLRVKIHRIKKELQQIYKHYGRI is encoded by the coding sequence ATGGTTTACGATTTTGATTTGCTTTACAAAGAATATTCAGCGAGAATCTACAAATTATGTCTGAGCTATTCGGGAGATCGCTTTTTTGCAGACGATCTTCATCAGGAAACCTGGATCGCTGTCTGGAACAGCTTACCAAAGTTCCGCAACGAAAGCAAAATAAGCACCTGGATTTACAGAATCGCCATCAACACCTGTCTGGTAGGACTTAAAAAAGAAAAAAACAAAGCAGAAAATTCTGAAGTCATCCTATCCAAACTTGTTCATGAGGAAACGTATGATAACTCCAAAGAAATCAACCGTTTGTACGAATGCATCAGTAAACTAAAAGAAAGTGAGCGGATTATCATCACCTTGGTTTTGGAAGAAAAACCATATGAAGAAATAGCAGAGATCACAGGTATTACCGAAAATAATCTGCGTGTAAAAATTCATAGAATAAAAAAAGAACTTCAGCAAATATATAAGCATTATGGAAGAATTTAA
- the speB gene encoding agmatinase — translation MKTYADIPEEFGQLETSKVMLITVPYDGTSTWGKGADKGPELFLDASENMELYDIETSTEPYLEGVYLAGDITEKSSPEAMTEAVYNKTKELLANDGKLFTLFGGEHSVSIGSIRAVGEKYENLTVLQLDAHTDLRPDFHGSTSNHACAVYEASQKHNLVQVGIRSCDIGEIEYVNKEQCFWAHQIANNENWINDVLEKVSGNVYITIDLDAFDPSIAPSTGTPEPGGLQWYPTLELLRKVFEKCNVVAFDIVELMDSPMPKPTAFLAAKLYYKMLAYYHINNN, via the coding sequence ATGAAAACATACGCAGATATTCCGGAAGAATTTGGTCAGCTAGAAACCTCTAAAGTAATGTTGATAACCGTTCCTTATGATGGAACTTCTACTTGGGGAAAAGGCGCGGATAAAGGCCCGGAACTTTTTTTAGATGCTTCCGAAAATATGGAATTGTACGATATCGAAACCAGTACAGAACCTTATTTGGAAGGCGTTTATCTTGCGGGAGATATCACAGAGAAATCTTCTCCTGAAGCCATGACAGAAGCGGTTTACAACAAAACAAAGGAACTCCTTGCTAATGACGGAAAGTTATTTACTCTTTTTGGTGGTGAACATTCCGTATCTATTGGATCGATACGTGCGGTTGGTGAGAAATATGAAAATCTAACGGTTTTGCAATTAGATGCACACACCGATTTGCGTCCTGACTTTCATGGTTCAACTTCTAATCATGCCTGTGCGGTTTATGAAGCGAGCCAAAAACATAATTTGGTTCAGGTAGGAATCCGTTCTTGCGATATTGGGGAAATAGAATATGTGAATAAGGAACAGTGTTTCTGGGCGCACCAAATTGCCAATAATGAAAACTGGATCAATGATGTGTTAGAGAAAGTTTCCGGAAACGTTTATATCACGATTGATTTGGATGCTTTCGATCCATCGATCGCTCCCTCAACGGGAACTCCGGAACCAGGTGGTTTACAATGGTATCCAACTTTGGAATTGTTGAGAAAGGTGTTTGAAAAATGCAATGTGGTTGCTTTTGATATTGTTGAATTAATGGATTCTCCAATGCCGAAACCGACTGCTTTCTTAGCAGCGAAACTGTATTATAAGATGTTGGCGTATTACCACATCAATAACAATTAA
- a CDS encoding arginine decarboxylase: MKIKYSELIDQTLYFPTEEFNVADNTLQFHDIPLMEVIEKFGTPLKFNYLPKISMNIQRAKAWFKEAFEINDYKKSYRYCYCTKSSHFAFVLEEALKNDISLETSSAYDIDIVNSLYEKGKFDKNVEVICNGFKTDDYLAKISDLINKGFENITPILDNYRELDKLTESIDCKFNIGIRIASEEEPKFEFYTSRLGIGYKDIIPYYSQKIADHPNARLKMLHFFINTGIKDTAYYWNELYKCLRVYARLKKIAPEVDSLNIGGGFPIKTSLNFDYDYQYMVNEIVSQIKKFCLEEGVEEPNIYTEFGSFTVGESGGHLYKIISQKRQNDREKWNMIDSSFMTTLPDTWAISRKFIMLPINRWEDTYERVFLGGLTCDSDDYYNSEQHTNAIYLPTFSDIRPLYIGFFNTGAYQETIGGYGGVHHCLMPQPKHILIDKDEEGNFTYSVFREEQKPEDVLKLLGY; the protein is encoded by the coding sequence ATGAAAATTAAATATTCAGAACTTATTGACCAAACTCTGTATTTCCCGACGGAAGAATTTAACGTCGCGGATAATACGCTTCAATTTCACGATATCCCTTTGATGGAAGTGATAGAGAAGTTTGGTACCCCTTTGAAATTTAATTATCTGCCGAAAATTTCAATGAATATTCAACGTGCAAAAGCATGGTTCAAAGAAGCATTTGAAATCAATGATTACAAGAAGAGCTATCGTTATTGCTACTGCACCAAGTCCAGTCATTTTGCTTTCGTTTTGGAAGAAGCCTTGAAAAACGATATTTCTTTGGAAACCTCTTCCGCGTATGATATCGACATCGTTAATTCTCTATATGAAAAAGGGAAGTTCGACAAAAACGTTGAAGTTATTTGCAACGGTTTCAAAACCGATGATTATTTAGCAAAAATCTCTGATCTTATCAATAAAGGGTTTGAAAATATTACGCCTATTTTAGATAATTACAGAGAGTTAGATAAACTGACAGAAAGCATTGACTGCAAATTTAATATCGGGATAAGAATTGCCTCGGAAGAGGAGCCGAAATTCGAATTTTATACTTCAAGATTGGGAATTGGTTATAAAGACATTATTCCTTATTACAGCCAAAAAATTGCAGACCATCCGAATGCGCGATTGAAAATGTTGCACTTTTTCATCAACACCGGAATCAAGGACACTGCTTATTACTGGAACGAATTATATAAATGTTTACGCGTTTACGCTCGTTTGAAAAAGATCGCTCCCGAAGTTGATTCCCTCAATATTGGTGGTGGATTTCCAATTAAAACTTCATTAAATTTCGATTACGATTACCAGTATATGGTCAACGAGATTGTATCTCAAATCAAAAAATTCTGCTTAGAAGAAGGTGTAGAAGAACCAAATATTTATACCGAATTCGGTAGTTTTACCGTTGGCGAAAGTGGTGGACATCTTTATAAAATAATCTCTCAAAAACGCCAGAATGACCGTGAAAAGTGGAACATGATCGATTCTTCTTTCATGACGACTTTGCCAGATACTTGGGCGATTTCCAGAAAGTTTATCATGCTTCCAATCAACCGTTGGGAAGATACTTACGAACGGGTATTTCTGGGTGGACTCACTTGTGATTCAGATGATTACTATAATTCTGAACAACATACGAATGCGATTTATTTACCAACCTTTAGCGATATAAGACCTTTGTACATCGGTTTTTTTAATACAGGTGCTTATCAGGAGACCATCGGTGGTTATGGCGGTGTTCATCACTGTTTGATGCCTCAGCCGAAACATATTTTGATCGATAAAGACGAAGAAGGCAACTTTACTTATTCCGTTTTCCGCGAAGAGCAGAAACCGGAAGATGTCTTGAAATTATTGGGATATTAA
- a CDS encoding DUF4241 domain-containing protein: MIHIENISKLFTKDFIENPLIETFDAGKINVSSGRLVVCDPLITSDMPVFSTLFPIGEFQILVHKERESNCIAYVELVFSNSKITKWELAVSDGQTVKDLEGEEIYGYPVESGMGCFMDYETQQGLNHLEKKLFDRKGEDFMGIYEEFFHEHFYQQDGAINQFAILKPDEEKEGTIFAFETGYGEGFYASYIGFDQNEKPVKLVSELIEII; encoded by the coding sequence ATGATCCACATTGAAAATATAAGTAAGCTTTTTACCAAAGATTTTATTGAGAATCCGCTAATAGAAACTTTTGACGCAGGAAAAATAAATGTTTCTTCAGGCAGGTTAGTAGTTTGCGATCCTTTGATCACGAGTGATATGCCAGTTTTCTCTACCCTTTTTCCTATTGGTGAATTTCAGATTTTGGTTCATAAGGAAAGAGAAAGTAACTGTATTGCTTATGTTGAACTCGTTTTTAGCAACTCAAAAATCACAAAATGGGAACTCGCAGTTTCTGACGGTCAAACGGTGAAGGATTTAGAAGGTGAGGAAATCTACGGATACCCTGTGGAAAGTGGGATGGGTTGTTTTATGGATTACGAAACTCAACAGGGTTTAAATCATTTAGAAAAGAAATTGTTTGATAGGAAAGGAGAGGATTTTATGGGAATCTATGAAGAATTCTTTCATGAGCATTTTTATCAGCAAGATGGTGCCATTAATCAATTTGCCATTCTGAAACCTGATGAAGAAAAAGAAGGGACTATATTTGCTTTCGAAACGGGATACGGTGAAGGTTTTTATGCGAGTTATATTGGATTTGACCAAAATGAGAAGCCTGTGAAATTAGTTTCTGAATTGATAGAGATTATTTAG
- a CDS encoding cob(I)yrinic acid a,c-diamide adenosyltransferase, with protein MKIYTKTGDKGQTALYGGTRVSKASARVESYGTIDELNSFIGVAKSEVKDEQVINQLKKIQFDLFTLGSESATPTDKLTLANGKSRLALMITDKEIEELENWMDAFEKELAPLQYFILPGGGRSATSLHVCRTVCRRAERSLVSLNESEEVRPELIKYLNRLSDYLFVLARYVSKINGETEEYWNPNDR; from the coding sequence ATGAAAATATATACCAAAACCGGCGACAAAGGACAAACCGCACTCTACGGTGGAACCCGTGTTTCTAAAGCATCAGCGAGAGTTGAATCCTACGGAACTATCGATGAACTGAATTCTTTTATTGGTGTTGCAAAAAGTGAAGTTAAAGACGAGCAAGTGATTAATCAATTGAAGAAAATTCAGTTTGATTTATTTACATTGGGTTCAGAATCGGCAACTCCAACTGATAAATTGACTTTGGCTAACGGAAAATCCCGCTTGGCTTTAATGATCACCGATAAAGAGATTGAAGAGTTGGAAAATTGGATGGATGCTTTTGAAAAAGAATTAGCGCCCTTGCAATACTTTATTCTTCCTGGAGGTGGTAGATCTGCGACGTCTTTGCATGTTTGCAGAACCGTTTGTCGACGAGCAGAAAGAAGTTTGGTGTCCCTAAATGAATCTGAAGAAGTTCGTCCAGAATTGATAAAATACTTGAATCGACTTTCCGATTACTTATTCGTTTTAGCACGTTATGTGTCCAAAATAAATGGTGAAACCGAAGAATACTGGAACCCAAATGACCGGTAA
- a CDS encoding alpha/beta fold hydrolase, with product MKELLLKTADQIQLSVKIFEPQNSNGKLVLINSATGVKQQIYFSFAKFLAANGFIVLTYDYRGIGESKPEKMRSFHASMRIWGTIDFKTITDFIQEQYLSYTKFCLGHSVGALILGMNDYSKNFAKFIFVGTQDAYIGNLTFEVAVTALLGFGIALPVMTNFFGYFPAHRFGLGESLPKGVAFDWQTLILNKKSTSRLYEKIEGNYAEQLNQKVFIIHAEDDTWLTQKGMSNLLKNVYPNLKTEHREIKISESPKGEIGHVNFFRSYNKNLWKIVLNQL from the coding sequence ATGAAAGAACTTCTCCTTAAAACAGCTGATCAAATTCAGCTTTCTGTCAAAATTTTCGAGCCTCAAAATTCTAATGGGAAACTTGTACTTATCAATTCTGCTACTGGAGTTAAACAACAAATTTATTTTTCATTTGCAAAGTTTTTAGCTGCAAACGGATTCATCGTTCTTACTTACGATTATCGTGGGATAGGCGAGTCTAAACCTGAGAAAATGAGAAGTTTCCACGCAAGTATGCGCATTTGGGGAACGATCGATTTTAAAACAATAACAGATTTTATTCAAGAACAATATCTGAGTTATACCAAATTTTGTTTGGGTCATTCCGTGGGAGCTTTAATTCTTGGGATGAATGATTATTCAAAGAATTTTGCAAAATTTATTTTTGTGGGAACACAAGATGCATATATTGGAAACTTAACATTTGAAGTTGCAGTTACTGCTTTACTCGGCTTTGGAATCGCGCTTCCAGTAATGACGAATTTTTTTGGTTATTTCCCAGCGCACCGTTTTGGTTTGGGCGAATCTTTACCGAAAGGTGTTGCGTTTGATTGGCAAACGTTAATTTTAAATAAAAAATCGACGAGCCGACTTTATGAGAAAATTGAGGGGAATTATGCCGAACAATTAAATCAGAAAGTATTTATCATTCATGCAGAAGACGACACCTGGTTAACTCAAAAGGGAATGAGCAATCTACTTAAAAACGTTTATCCGAATTTAAAAACTGAACACAGAGAGATTAAAATTTCAGAATCACCAAAAGGTGAAATCGGGCATGTCAACTTTTTTAGAAGTTATAATAAAAACCTTTGGAAGATTGTGTTAAATCAACTTTAA
- a CDS encoding thiamine diphosphokinase — protein sequence MVKPKNTGTQMTGKALLFINGVPPNNLPETKDYSLIACSDGAFNYLKDKGFALEKLDFISGDFDSHSGKDENIYQEKFIYTPDQDKTDFEKSLEIIKERGFKTIDVYGGSGGEMDHFLGNLTVAFRFKEDLKITFFDDFSTYFFSPGKLVLKNVKDQLISLYPFPTAENVTTRGLNWPLNQENLDITSKIGTRNFAKEDEVNIEFENGNLIVFLGNKGVHQF from the coding sequence ATGGTGAAACCGAAGAATACTGGAACCCAAATGACCGGTAAAGCGCTTCTTTTCATTAACGGAGTTCCACCGAATAATCTTCCTGAAACAAAAGATTATTCTTTGATTGCCTGTTCTGATGGTGCTTTTAATTATTTAAAAGACAAAGGTTTTGCACTGGAGAAACTCGATTTTATTTCTGGAGATTTCGATTCTCATTCAGGAAAAGATGAAAATATCTATCAGGAAAAATTCATTTATACTCCAGATCAAGATAAAACCGATTTTGAGAAATCTTTAGAAATTATCAAGGAAAGAGGATTTAAGACCATCGATGTGTATGGCGGAAGTGGCGGCGAGATGGATCATTTTCTTGGGAATTTAACCGTAGCTTTTAGATTTAAAGAGGATTTAAAAATTACTTTTTTCGATGATTTTTCCACTTATTTCTTTTCACCGGGTAAATTAGTTTTAAAGAATGTTAAAGATCAATTGATTTCCTTGTATCCCTTTCCAACTGCAGAAAATGTCACAACTCGAGGCTTGAACTGGCCTTTAAATCAAGAAAATTTAGATATTACCAGCAAAATTGGAACTCGTAACTTCGCGAAAGAAGATGAGGTGAATATAGAATTTGAAAATGGTAATTTAATTGTCTTTTTAGGAAATAAGGGAGTTCATCAATTTTAA
- a CDS encoding ribokinase gives MKITTEQPKIIVVGSSSIDLVLNTENPPQPNETVMAEKSESFFGGKGANQAVATSRLGASVYFIGAVGMDPKGQQILRNLVEEDVNVGYVVEVEDVATGTAYVIAAKGVNSIVVVPASNFCLKPQHVAEAEKIFPSADLILVQLEIPMDVIEYTSKIAKNNNKKLGIYASPAKKLSTEIIENATFIVAKSNELSIIFGDEPREQILRKYPNKLFVRDDTNSTTYFNGTEMKYYRNDHDSVLHKMGMGDAFTAGFAVALCHKNDIDDCVKFGNDVSLKVTKNRGSQRGLPYLKDIE, from the coding sequence ATGAAAATAACGACCGAGCAACCTAAAATAATTGTAGTTGGCAGTTCATCTATTGATCTTGTTTTAAATACGGAAAACCCTCCGCAACCAAATGAAACGGTGATGGCGGAGAAATCAGAGAGTTTTTTTGGAGGTAAAGGTGCAAACCAGGCAGTTGCTACTTCTCGATTAGGCGCAAGCGTTTATTTTATAGGAGCCGTAGGAATGGACCCTAAAGGCCAGCAAATTTTGAGAAATTTGGTAGAAGAAGACGTGAACGTAGGTTATGTGGTTGAAGTTGAGGATGTTGCTACAGGTACAGCGTATGTTATTGCTGCAAAAGGAGTTAACTCTATTGTGGTAGTCCCTGCTTCTAATTTCTGCTTAAAACCGCAGCATGTTGCCGAAGCTGAGAAAATTTTCCCTTCTGCTGATTTGATTTTAGTTCAATTGGAGATTCCAATGGATGTTATTGAATATACTTCCAAAATAGCAAAGAATAATAATAAGAAACTGGGAATCTACGCCTCTCCGGCAAAAAAACTATCAACAGAGATTATCGAAAACGCAACTTTTATAGTGGCAAAAAGTAATGAGTTATCAATTATTTTTGGAGATGAACCCAGAGAACAAATTTTAAGAAAATACCCCAATAAATTATTTGTACGTGATGATACCAATTCTACCACTTATTTCAATGGTACAGAAATGAAATATTATCGTAATGATCACGATTCTGTTTTGCATAAAATGGGGATGGGAGATGCATTTACCGCAGGATTTGCAGTCGCTCTTTGTCATAAAAACGATATTGATGATTGCGTGAAATTTGGGAATGATGTATCTTTAAAAGTAACTAAAAACAGAGGTTCTCAAAGAGGACTTCCTTATCTGAAAGATATTGAATAG
- a CDS encoding HAD family hydrolase produces the protein MPLKAVLFDMDGVIVDTEPLHRRAYFQMFKDLNIEVSEELYTSFTGASTKKVCNTVIEKFQLQKSHEELAFIKRKYFKDYFYNDADFHLITGVRNLIENYFANGIKLLLASSASMTTINMVFEKFELEKYFIGKISGADLKESKPHPEIFLLASEIADEPKENCMIIEDSTNGIIAAHSAGIFCTAYKSEHSVGQNYEKANLVISDFSEIEVEKMKNCF, from the coding sequence ATGCCATTAAAAGCTGTTTTATTCGATATGGATGGAGTGATCGTTGACACCGAACCACTCCATAGAAGAGCATATTTTCAAATGTTTAAAGATTTAAATATTGAGGTTTCCGAAGAATTATACACTTCTTTTACGGGAGCTTCAACCAAAAAAGTTTGTAATACCGTGATTGAAAAATTTCAGTTACAAAAATCACATGAAGAGCTAGCATTTATAAAAAGAAAATATTTCAAGGACTATTTTTATAACGATGCAGACTTTCATCTAATTACAGGAGTTAGAAATTTGATTGAAAATTATTTTGCAAACGGAATTAAACTCTTGCTCGCGTCTTCTGCAAGTATGACGACGATCAATATGGTTTTTGAAAAATTCGAACTGGAAAAATATTTCATTGGAAAAATAAGTGGTGCCGATTTGAAAGAATCGAAACCTCATCCGGAAATTTTTCTTCTTGCATCGGAAATTGCTGACGAACCCAAAGAAAACTGCATGATTATCGAAGATTCTACGAATGGAATTATCGCTGCTCATTCTGCTGGAATTTTCTGTACGGCGTATAAAAGTGAACATTCTGTTGGTCAGAATTATGAGAAAGCAAACTTGGTGATTTCAGACTTTTCGGAGATTGAGGTTGAGAAAATGAAGAACTGTTTTTAA